AACAGATTTCAGTTCTAAATTTTTATTGGTCATGGCATTGTATTGTTCCTTCTCTGGATAGCTAGTGTTGTTGGTTAGCTTTGATAAGTATTTGGCATATgtctcagaagcttcaacttgtgcttTCTCACATGCTTTTCTCTAAATTGGTTCCTTGCCTTTTATCTTGATGGAGTGctttgtcaacaagggggagagtgCGTAGCGCACAAATTCATTCTTGCTGGGGAAGTTCGTTCATTCTTGCAGGGGGAGTTTTGCTGAAATTTGTGAGTTTTGCTGCTGAGATTGCTTTTGGGAGATTGATATGGCTTTTGATTCACTTTGGGGAGAGTGAATTTCTGTCTTGATTGTGTCGAGCCTAGCTTTTTCGCTAGCCCATGTCTTTGGGGATTAAGatcgtttctttttctttctttttatttttctttttcagtacGAATAAATTTGTGCGGtgtggtgttgtcaatgcactcatcaagggggagattgagatgccggtgggctagcaccttggtgatgagcgattgacaacacggtgtgcgtgtgacgtgtctcttggtaggttgtggttgcaggtgacAGGTGGAGACAAGGTACATGCGGCGACGAGTGAAGAACGAAGATAGGATGCCGCGTTACAAAACCGCGGGGGCGGAGAAGGGCGGATCGAGGCTTGCGTTCGAGGGACAGGCGATCGTGCGGTGTACGTCTACTGTACCTGGCTACACGGCGGGAGGACGTCGAGGGAGGTTTCCGGATTATGCCACAAAATCCGAGGTTCGCTGGTTGAGCCACAAAGCCATGCATCGTACCGGGACGCCCGTGCGGCAGGCGTTGGCTGAAGATGGTAATTCCGACGATCGCGATACGATTTTGGATGGTCGTGCGGCGACATCGCGAAGATCACGTCATAGAGATGGAGGGATTGCGGACATCGCGGAATTTACCATGGAGGACGTAATTGGAATTTACACCCCTACGTTAGATTTATTTAGCGTAGGGGGTTATGTGTAAATAGGTCGTGCCACCCTAAGGATATCAATACTAGCGAGGGATTTTTGTTGATCTCTCCAATTAAGAGAGGGAGGACGATCGGGCGGAGGCTAGATGCACTTTTGTAGAATAATTACACTTTAATCATTCGTCCTTGTGATTTGTTCTTTGTTCGTGCGAGATCCGATTTTCCTCCGTTCCCTTTGTTTTCGTTGTTTGCGCCGCCGGTTTGGTTGTTCCTTTTTTGCTGTTCAGGGACGCATCGTTGCGGGAGGACAAGGTCTGCTCCTGGCGGTCAGCCACGGCTCGCAGCGTCGCACCAGGGCCGGCCGCCGATGAGCTCGTACGATTAGTCCGTACGCTGCCTGCTCTACTGAAGCGCACGTCTCTGGATTTTGCTGTGTGTACCCCGTACAAGGGAGGTGACTGGCCAGGAACAGCGTTCTGCTTCCGAACAGCGCACGCATGTGCCTGCAGGTGACTTGCAGGTCGTGTCTCTGCTTTGCAAATTTCCTTCTCATTAGCACTTTCAATATTACACATTAATATTGTTTCTAGAAACATCACTCACGCATGCACCAGGGAAGGTGAGGTCACTTTCTAGGAACAGTAAACAACCTTTTTGCAACCATGTGCTCTTTTGTTTAATATTTTGTTTAGTGGGTCTTTATCACGTGATTTAGCTTTTTGCTTACCCTTGTCTTTTTATCTGTGTTGGAAATTGCAAATAAATTTTATTCTGATTTTACTCAAATTGCTTCCGCGAATTTTtgtgaggctcccattcaccccctgGTCGCCAATTTCGGTCCTTCAGATCATTTGAGTTGCCGTCCTCACCACATGTCAGCAGGTGAGCTGTTTTCCATCAGAATGTATCTAGTTAAATGTGATGGCAGACGGTTGATTGTGGAACGATGGTTTCGCAACGTGGCCTGTGACCGTCCAACGAGTCATGGTTTCCTTGAGCATTTCTGTACAGTTTCATTTCTGGTATTTGAGGCAGACTTGAGTACCAACCCTGGTCAATGGAAAGTTGTCAATAAGTTGGGTGGCCATGCACTCTTTTTGGCCAGCATTGCTCCAAGTCTTTTCCAGCTGGAGAGTGCAATGGAATTCAAGAGGATTGCATATATTTTTATGTGTGACTATGCTCGGCTGCACTGTGCTGCTGATCCTCTCCGTGATTCTGGTGTGTACAACATAACAAATGGGCTGATCATGGCGTTGTAGCTGAGACCACAACAATGCCGCCGTATCGTGTTGGTTAATGGCGTCCTATATGGTTTTTCCCTGCTGAGTCTATCTAAGCAACCCAGCTTAGGTTGTTTATTGCCTTGGGTTCTTCTATGTACTCCTAATTGTTATCTGAAGTCACCTTGTGTCTTAGCCTGTTTGGATAGAGGGAATTGGGACCTATATTTCCTTGAATTAAATCAGAAAGATTTCTGAAGTTGGCCTTCCGATCCATACACCCTGGAGCTCATTTATCGCCAGATGTTAGTATAGAACCTCCTTGGGCTCAAGTACTATATGTATGCTCTATATTTGAATGAAGTCTTTCCTTGAACTAAGCCTATCTTCTATCTGTTTACTTGTGCCAATATTTCGATGAGAGAGCATTTCATTTCTGTTCACAAGCATGCTATCAGCAACATTGGAGTTACATTCATTGATTTAACCTGTATGTTGTGGGATTTTAATTTCCTGCCTTTTAATACTTTATCGAGTACTTTATCCAGCAAGCGAATGTGATGTTATTATTGTTAAAAGTTCTTAGAATTTATTGTCTGATAGATAAATTTCACGATGCAACAGTGAAATTGATATTGTTATCCTTCTTATCACAAACCATGAACAGGGTGGCAAATATCTAAGGATCAGATCATGGGGTTCTGGTCATTCTTTTGCTCGGTGTCCTTTCCGTCTTTATCCTTATTAGTCAAAGCAATACTCTCTCTACCCTAAAAACAAGTCATTCTAGGATTTAAAatttatctaaaaaaacaagtcatttaCCCTATTTGGTAGGTGCATGTGCATGCAGTCAATTAGCTATAAATATAGCTAATAAATAGGAACAAATATAGCTAATAAACAGGAACAAGTAAGattattttacctttttgttAATTTGTTCTAAATTTTAGAATGATGATTTATTTTTTGAGATAGACGGAGTACTCATTATCAtcaattcctttttttcttGCTGTATAGTGTTAGTTATgacttttttttctagaatacgcaggagagctgcgtatctttgtattaagaagagcGAAATAAAAATTTTACAACACGGACCTaaccgggcgcacgcacacgggATACCTGACACACTGTTACATGATTGAAACCAACGCAATCCACATTACAGTTACAATGAGTGTAGATGAGCTAGCTCGATGCAGGAGGCCAACTGAACACACCGATGTGCTTGGCGCTTGCAGCACTTCAAAGGTTGGCCTCCTCAGCGATATCACGGGAGAGCTGTGTTGGGGTCTTCTGTGAATCTCTCTGGAAAACGCGGTCGTTTCGTTGCTTCCAAATTCGCCAAGAGACCAACATGAAAACGGAGTCCAGGCCCTTTCTTTTGTCAGCGCTGATCATCTCCCTTTTGTGCAACCACCAATCTGACAGAGTTTGGCTTTGTGAAGGCGCAATGTTCTGGAGGTTCAGTACTGAAGTGAGGCTTTGCCAAACTTCCTGCGTGAAGCAGCATCGAGCTAGCAGGTGTTCTGCTATTTCAATCTCTTGGTCACACAGCATACATTCCGCCCGATCTTGCAGACCATGCCTTTGTCTCCGAGCTGCAGTCCATAATCTTTCCTTAAGCGTTAGCCACATGAAAAATTTTACTTTCAGCAGCGCCCAGGCACGCCACACAAGACTTTGCTGCCGGGGCTCTTGTAGATCCAATGAAGAACGCTTTCTAGGCTGATTTGGCTGAGTATGTGCCCGTGCTTTCCCACCTCCAGGACACCCTGTCCTCGACTTCGGGTGTTAGCTGAACCGTTGCCATCGAATGCCAAAGAGAAATCTACTGTGAGATGGCATGCACTGTAGCACGTCCGACAATATCGGCAATCCAACGTTTGCCGGTGAGAGCGTCTGCTACTGTCCAAGTGTTTCTAATCCTTGGCGTGATGAGCTGACAGAGGTCTGGGGCAAGTATGCAGGGAGAGTTCTGGCCAAAACCAATTGTCCACCCAGAAGAGCGCAAGGTTGCCATCCCCCAACTGAACTTGAATAGAAACTTGCAGCATTTGTTGCAGACTCCTGTCTTGGGCAAAGTCTGACGGTAGGTATCTCCATGGCCTGTTACCATCAGTCTTCTTCAGCCAAAGCCATCTCAAACGCAGAGCAAAGGAGGCCAGCCTGAGGTCCAGAATTCCAAGAACCCGCAGCTCAGTTGGCCGACAGGCCACCGGCCATGCTACCATGCATTTTCCCCCTTGAGCTTTGCTTTTGGCTGCCCAAAGGAAACCTTTTCTCCTCTTATCAATCTCGCGTAGAACCAGTTATGACTTGCACGCATTGAGCCTTATCGGATCGTTCTTTTCAGACTatttatgcaaaaaaaataaaatgaaagcGCAGCAGCACGATGGcacatgaaaaaaaagaaaacactagTCGTTTCAAAACATTTATTCACCACTAAAATAATGTACTATGCTTTTTTTGGGTAATGCGGTGTGGCTCTTATTCACCACTAAAAATAGTAAACTTTGCTTTTCTTATAACGTGATACGGCTCTTAAGTAATTCTAGCATGATATTTTCTCACGAAGCTAATTAAATGTCTTATTTAAAAATACATGAAGATTCTAGCTTTATGCCTAAGCGTTATGAACAATGTAGTGACTCAGTTCTTATGTTTAAAAAGACAGGGAGCGGGAACGTATCTGGTTGCACAGGGTAGATAGTTTGCAAAACAATCCCACCACTAATCTGTCCATTGGATTAACATCTTGTGACTTTAATTTATAATTTCTAAGGTTGCACAGGGTTCTTTTATGAATTAACCCTACGGATATGCATAGACTTACACGGTCAAACCGTGATAACTGACCTGCCCGCTTCGATCCGCCATTTCCTCCAATTCCCCCCTCCCACCCACGGTCAGGCCGCGACTCGCGCCCCCTGCGCTCCTCGAGCCACGCCGGAGGAGTGAGCTCCGATCGGACGCCATCCTCTCCGCTGCAGACGTCGGGCTCGGATCCGCCTGTTCCCCTCTCGCCGACCGGCCATCTGGCCCTCGCGATGAAGCTGTGAGCGGTAAGCCCTCGTTGGCTCCGGCCCTGCACGTTCAGGTTCAGGTATCTAATTTCATCTGCAAACTGCTGTTCACATAACCAGAATCTACCAGTGGTATCGTGTTTTTTGGGTTGTAACAGTAGTTTGCTGTACAAATCGATCCTTTCTTCAGATTTATGTTCTTCTCATCTTCTGTACAATGTCATCTGGATATTGCATTTAAAACATAACTGCAACAGCAGAATTGTATTATAATATTCTATCATTAACAATTCGCAAGAATTATTACTCAGGGGAAAGCAATTTCCTTGCAGTTTGCCATACTCCTGGTGCTACATATGTTGTTTCTCATCATCTTCCCTATTTTAGCATGTAACTCCGAATTCTATACAGACTCTAGGCTTAGTTACGGTGTTTACTGTATTATCTGCATGTTCTACCCTTGGCTAGAGCAAGTAGCGTAAGTAGAGGGTAAGCTTCTTTCTGGTCTGAATGTCTGATGACTTCGTGGAGTTCATAGCATCTTCATGATTTAGTTGTACTGTAAATCTTCAGCTTTGCTAGCCTTTTGGCCCAAAAATTAGAAGTATATACCTGGTAGCTATATATGCCCATCTACCAAGTTATACTCTGAAACCATGTGCCTTCTTTTGCAGACTTGTGGCGACTGCACGGCCTATGTCTTGGTCGGACCTCCCTCCGGAGCTCCTAGGCCTTGTCCTCAAGCGCCTTCCATCGCTAGCTGATCGTGTTCGGCTGAGAGCAGTCTGCCACCCGTGGCGTTCCAATGCTCTGTTGCAACCCCTACCTCCTCCGCTTCCATGGCTCGCCCTCCGTGATGGGACCTTCCTCAGCATACCGGATGGTGAAATTATCGAAATGCCTATGCCAGATGATGCTTTTTGCTATGGCTCTGTAGACAACTGGCTCTTCCTTGTGCATAGTGATGGTCAGTGCTCACTGATGAACCCTTTTTCTGAGGACACCCTGAAGCTTCCTGACCTATCAACTGGTTGGCATGTACGGTTGCCTGGTTGCCCTGAGTTCAATCCCGTTTTCTGCAAGTTATCGGTTCCCTCACCCCTGGAGTCGTCACTGAATCCGCTCGTTGCTATCATGCATGAGTCGTGGGGTCTTTGTATTTTCCAGCCACCTGTTGTCACTGACACAATCCAAGGAAGGGAACCATTAGAGGCCCTTTTAGAGATTTCATTCTTTGGTGGAAAGTTGTTTGCAATTGTCTCCAGGAAGCTCTTAAACATTGAACTTGTCGAGGACCTTGAACATAAGCCAAAGATCTCATTGTTCAAATGCATCATTGAGTCCTCTGATGATTTGTTGAGCAGGCCTGAACCCATGTCCAGTGATGAGGAGTATATAGTCAAGCCATACCTTGTTGAATGTGCTGGTAAATTGTTGATGGTGAACCGATGGATTTGCGGCTTACACCCTGCACCGTGTCTTGATTATGATCGTACTCGTAAGTTTGATGTTTTTGAGGCAGATTTCATCACCAAGCCTTGTCGGTGGAGAAGGGTCAACGATTTGGGTGGCCATGCGCTCTTTGTCAGCTCCAGTTCCTCCAAATCTTTTCCAGCTGGAGAATGCAGTGGAGTTCAAGAAAATTGCATCTATTTCATGAGTGAGCTTTCTGGGTTGAAACTTGTTGCAGATCCTCTTCATGACTCTGGTGTGTACAACATGAAAAATGGAGTTACCATTCCTTTGCTGTCAGATACATCAGCTGTGCCATTGCCATCATATCATGTTGGTCCATGCCGTCTGACATGGCTTTTCGCAACTCAAGCTCTGTGAAATGTGATACGCTGCCCAATATAAGTTTCCTTTGCTGTTTTGGCATTCTTGCACATTAGTAGACTGGTCTCTGCTTGTATGCATACTTTTGTCAAATGTTATTGTTATTTCACAAATATGCTCCCTCAGTAAAACTGGAGCAACTGCTATTTGAGTATTTGATTTAAC
Above is a genomic segment from Setaria viridis chromosome 4, Setaria_viridis_v4.0, whole genome shotgun sequence containing:
- the LOC117853178 gene encoding F-box protein At2g26160 codes for the protein MSWSDLPPELLGLVLKRLPSLADRVRLRAVCHPWRSNALLQPLPPPLPWLALRDGTFLSIPDGEIIEMPMPDDAFCYGSVDNWLFLVHSDGQCSLMNPFSEDTLKLPDLSTGWHVRLPGCPEFNPVFCKLSVPSPLESSLNPLVAIMHESWGLCIFQPPVVTDTIQGREPLEALLEISFFGGKLFAIVSRKLLNIELVEDLEHKPKISLFKCIIESSDDLLSRPEPMSSDEEYIVKPYLVECAGKLLMVNRWICGLHPAPCLDYDRTRKFDVFEADFITKPCRWRRVNDLGGHALFVSSSSSKSFPAGECSGVQENCIYFMSELSGLKLVADPLHDSGVYNMKNGVTIPLLSDTSAVPLPSYHVGPCRLTWLFATQAL